One genomic segment of Brassica napus cultivar Da-Ae chromosome A3, Da-Ae, whole genome shotgun sequence includes these proteins:
- the LOC106439405 gene encoding putative ubiquitin-conjugating enzyme E2 38, whose protein sequence is MKPEIVYTTLTPNKGTTPGAMQNGGVLDNNNVDNKNKGKAIQLGSLSEDDHQLEESASEGYDTTHNDEYDPGSSPQSDSLLDPDALIYEDDSDHYGYEMELEEEEEEEADDYVSEYQALFDAKEKELPAGVEVTMDWLPNSKSSGSNKSSREDHGIKLEATSSSKKPKKLPHNSKGFTPNSAYALPQIYLDPQAPVPVPAPAVPAPASSTVLLPTQNKPKGIYNARPDVQEVISDSNTCRVKRNMDDYLGKFVFFKRFDIVEDLVDHQYASKGTASKKHSKEWAKRIQEEWRTLENDLPEMIFVRAYESRMDLLRAVIIGADGTPYHDGLFFFDIFFPDTYPSVPPVVHYHSGGLRINPNLYNSGKVCLSLLGTWSGAASQMWIPTKSTMLQVLVSIQGLILNEKPYFNEPGLARTAGSPSGERQSKAYSENTFLLSLKTMVYNMRRPPKYFEDFSYGHFFSCAHDVLKACDAYRNGAPVASLVRGKVKEGEESNEKCSEKFRTDVATFVDTILLKEFILLGVLGLEPEEEDKPSETKVAESSRSKRPKRGGVSSK, encoded by the exons TGCAAAACGGTGGTGTTCTTGATAACAATAATGTTGATAATAAGAACAAAGGGAAAGCTATACAATTGGGATCCCTTTCTGAAGATGATCATCAATTAGAA gaATCTGCTAGTGAGGGTTATGACACAACTCACAACGATGAGTATGATCCTGGATCCTCTCCACAATCAGACAGTTTACTTGACCCAGACGCTTTGATCTACGAAGACGATTCTGATCATTATGGCTATGAGATGGAgttggaggaggaagaggaagaggaggctGATGATTACGTCTCCGAGTATCAAGCCCTTTTTGATGCTAAGGAGAAGGAGCTCCCAGCTGGTGTGGAGGTAACAATGGATTGGCTGCCAAATTCTAAATCAAGTGGAAGCAACAAGTCTTCACGTGAAGACCACGGTATTAAACTAGAAGCTACCAGCAGCTCcaagaaacccaaaaaattaCCACACAACTCTAAAGGATTCACACCGAACTCTGCTTACGCTTTGCCACAGATATATCTTGACCCTCAGGCTCCAGTTCCAGTTCCAGCTCCAGCTGTTCCGGCTCCAGCTTCTTCTACTGTATTGCTTCCTACACAAAACAAGCCAAAAGGTATTTATAATGCTCGGCCTGACGTGCAAGAGGTTATTTCAGATTCAAATACTTGCAGAGTGAAGAGAAATATGGACGATTATCTTGGCAAGTTTGTGTTTTTCAAAAGATTTGACATCGTTGAAGATTTGGTGGACCATCAGTATGCTTCCAAAGGAACAGCTTCAAAAAAG CATTCAAAGGAATGGGCTAAAAGAATCCAAGAAGAGTGGAGGACTCTTGAGAATGATTTGCCAG AGATGATATTTGTCAGAGCTTATGAGTCTCGGATGGATCTTTTGAGGGCTGTGATTATTGGAGCTGATGGAACTCCTTACCATGACGGTCTCTTCTTTTTCGATATCTTCTTTCCAGATACATACCCTTCTGTACCACCG GTTGTTCATTACCACTCTGGTGGGCTAAGAATCAACCCAAATCTCTACAACAGTGGGAAAGTGTGTCTGAGTCTTCTCGGCACTTGGAGTGGTGCCGCGAGTCAGATGTGGATCCCCACCAAATCTACAATGTTACAGGTTCTTGTCTCGATCCAAGGCCTAATCTTGAATGAAAAGCCTTACTTCAACGAGCCTGGCTTAGCGAGGACAGCAGGTTCTCCATCCGGGGAGAGACAATCTAAAGCTTACAGCGAAAACACTTTCTTACTTTCTTTGAAGACTATGGTTTACAACATGAGAAGACCACCCAAG TATTTTGAAGACTTTTCGTATGGGCATTTCTTCAGCTGTGCTCATGATGTGTTGAAGGCGTGTGATGCTTATAGAAACGGAGCTCCAGTGGCATCTTTGGTGAGGGGAAAGGTTAAAGAGGGGGAAGAGAGTAATGAGAAATGTTCTGAGAAGTTTAGGACAGATGTGGCTACCTTTGTGGACACAATTTTGTTGAAGGAGTTCATTCTTCTAGGCGTCCTTGGTCTCGAAccggaagaagaagacaaacccTCAGAGACTAAGGTTGCAGAGAGCAGCAGAAGTAAAAGACCAAAGAGAGGCGGAGTTTCTTCAAAGTGA
- the LOC106439406 gene encoding expansin-A12, with translation MEMKGKYLVTIILLVSTLSVGMCSNRWIRAHATFYGVNDSPASLGGACGYDNPYHAGFGAHTAALSGTLFKSGESCGGCYQVRCDYRADPKWCLRGAAVTVTATNFCPSNNNGGWCNLPRHHFDMSMPAFFRIARRGNEGIVPVFYRRVGCRRRGGVRFTMRGQGNFNMVILSNVGGSGAVKAVAVRGSRGKTWRQMTRNWGANWQSSGDLRGQRLSFRVTLLDRKMMTFLNVVPSSWWFGQTFSSRGQFH, from the exons atggAAATGAAGGGGAAATACTTGGTAACGATTATTCTACTGGTTAGTACGTTAAGCGTGGGGATGTGTTCTAATCGTTGGATTAGGGCTCATGCAACGTTTTATGGTGTTAATGATAGCCCTGCTTCACTTG GCGGAGCTTGTGGGTATGACAATCCATACCACGCCGGATTCGGAGCCCATACGGCGGCGCTAAGCGGTACACTATTCAAAAGCGGCGAGTCATGCGGTGGGTGTTACCAAGTGAGGTGCGACTATCGTGCGGATCCTAAGTGGTGTCTCCGAGGAGCCGCCGTTACGGTGACGGCTACAAACTTTTGTCCGTCGAACAATAACGGAGGTTGGTGCAATCTTCCTCGCCACCATTTTGACATGTCCATGCCCGCTTTCTTCCGCATCGCCCGTCGCGGCAACGAAGGCATCGTCCCCGTCTTCTACCGCCG GGTGGGATGCAGAAGAAGAGGAGGTGTAAGGTTCACGATGAGAGGTCAAGGTAATTTCAATATGGTAATACTCTCAAACGTTGGCGGCAGCGGCGCGGTGAAAGCCGTTGCGGTGAGAGGCTCAAGGGGAAAGACTTGGCGTCAGATGACTCGTAACTGGGGTGCCAACTGGCAAAGCTCCGGCGATCTTCGGGGACAGAGGCTCTCCTTTAGAGTTACTCTCCTTGACCGCAAAATGATGACGTTTTTAAATGTTGTTCCTTCTTCTTGGTGGTTCGGTCAAACCTTCTCTTCTCGAGGCCAGTTTCACTGA